A region from the Streptosporangium sp. NBC_01756 genome encodes:
- a CDS encoding tyrosine-type recombinase/integrase, with protein sequence MLDRLESFHQLTGRRHRGGARAATGATGVTHRHARPLRDRAIVHTMLGTGLRRAEIAGLDLAQLQPRDPGKLRRVKKAKLNGVRGKGRTSRSVFLGLDARTALADYLEHGRDGDATGSSAECAALFLAASSIAARRPDGRLSPPSINTIVAEIGAIHDLQVTGADRQLGALRPHDLRHTFAYLLSQASGHNRAELERRLGHANERYLRLYTNPPEDIAAAYVEDL encoded by the coding sequence GTGCTGGACCGGCTGGAGTCCTTCCACCAGCTGACCGGCCGCCGCCACCGCGGCGGCGCCCGTGCCGCCACTGGCGCAACGGGCGTCACGCATCGCCACGCCCGGCCGCTGCGTGATCGCGCCATCGTGCACACCATGCTCGGCACCGGGCTGCGCCGCGCCGAGATCGCCGGCCTGGACCTGGCCCAGCTCCAGCCGCGCGACCCAGGCAAGCTGCGCCGGGTGAAGAAGGCCAAGCTGAACGGGGTGCGCGGCAAGGGCCGCACCAGCCGCAGCGTCTTCCTCGGCCTGGACGCCCGCACCGCGCTGGCCGACTACCTCGAGCACGGACGCGACGGCGACGCCACCGGCTCCAGCGCCGAGTGCGCCGCGCTGTTCCTGGCGGCCTCCTCCATCGCCGCCCGCCGGCCCGACGGGCGGCTGTCGCCGCCCTCGATCAACACCATCGTCGCCGAGATCGGCGCCATCCACGACCTGCAGGTCACCGGCGCCGACCGGCAGCTCGGCGCGCTACGCCCGCACGACCTGCGCCACACCTTCGCCTACCTGCTGTCGCAGGCCTCCGGTCACAACCGGGCCGAGCTGGAACGACGCCTGGGCCACGCCAACGAGCGGTATTTGCGGCTGTACACCAACCCGCCCGAGGATATCGCCGCCGCCTACGTCGAAGACCTGTGA
- a CDS encoding NADPH-dependent F420 reductase codes for MSSISIIGLGGMGRAIGARAVEGGHAVEVVGRDAAKAKDLAAALGGGATVGTFGAVPVGDIVVLAVPYASAVPVVAQYGDALAGKVIIDISNTFNADATGLVIPEGTSGAQEIAKAVPASAHVVKAFNTVFGHVLAQGRPLDVFFAGDDARAKADVSAFIESLGLRPLDVGGLEMARWLEGVGPLLMGLARNGAGTFDVALGVDLPG; via the coding sequence ATGAGCAGCATCAGCATTATCGGCCTGGGAGGTATGGGCCGCGCCATTGGCGCCCGCGCGGTCGAGGGCGGCCACGCCGTCGAGGTCGTCGGTCGCGACGCGGCCAAGGCCAAGGACCTGGCCGCCGCGCTCGGCGGCGGGGCTACGGTCGGGACATTCGGCGCCGTCCCGGTTGGCGACATCGTCGTCCTGGCCGTGCCATACGCCAGCGCCGTGCCGGTCGTCGCCCAGTACGGGGATGCACTGGCCGGCAAGGTCATCATCGACATCTCCAACACGTTCAACGCCGACGCCACCGGGCTCGTCATCCCTGAAGGCACGTCCGGTGCGCAGGAGATCGCCAAGGCAGTCCCGGCGAGCGCGCACGTCGTGAAGGCGTTCAACACGGTCTTCGGCCACGTGCTGGCCCAGGGGCGTCCGTTGGACGTGTTCTTCGCCGGAGATGACGCGCGGGCCAAGGCCGACGTGTCGGCGTTCATCGAGAGCCTCGGACTGCGCCCGCTCGATGTCGGCGGCCTGGAGATGGCCCGCTGGCTGGAAGGGGTCGGGCCGCTGCTGATGGGCCTGGCCCGCAACGGCGCGGGGACCTTCGACGTCGCCCTCGGCGTTGACCTCCCCGGCTGA
- a CDS encoding MarR family winged helix-turn-helix transcriptional regulator: protein MTEPRWLDEREQQAWRSLMKMQDGLSEFIERQLRNQCGLSGADYQVLAHLSEAPEGRLRSFELGQLLRWEKSRLSQHLGRMQNRGLVSRERCLADQRGAVVAITPRGSDLIKVAAPQHVADVRDVLIDHLTATEMAMLVTIGDKVAERLAALEHKH from the coding sequence GTGACCGAGCCGCGGTGGTTGGACGAGCGAGAACAGCAGGCCTGGCGCAGCTTGATGAAGATGCAGGACGGGCTGTCGGAGTTCATCGAGCGGCAGCTGCGCAACCAGTGCGGGCTGTCCGGCGCTGACTACCAGGTCCTGGCCCATCTCTCTGAGGCGCCCGAAGGGCGGCTGAGGTCGTTCGAACTCGGCCAGTTGTTGCGCTGGGAGAAGAGCCGCCTGTCGCAGCACCTGGGCCGGATGCAGAATCGCGGCCTGGTGTCCCGCGAGCGGTGCCTCGCCGACCAACGGGGGGCGGTAGTCGCCATCACTCCCCGGGGCAGCGACCTGATCAAGGTCGCGGCTCCGCAGCACGTGGCCGACGTCCGCGACGTGCTCATTGATCATCTCACTGCGACAGAGATGGCGATGCTCGTCACCATCGGCGACAAAGTAGCCGAACGGCTGGCGGCGCTGGAACACAAGCACTGA
- a CDS encoding pentapeptide repeat-containing protein produces MSWTTLTRADLTNATLTHTNMRFARLRSASLVRICAGRR; encoded by the coding sequence CTGAGCTGGACGACGCTCACCCGCGCGGATCTCACCAACGCGACGCTGACACACACGAACATGAGATTCGCACGACTGCGCTCAGCATCACTGGTGCGGATCTGTGCGGGGCGGCGCTGA
- a CDS encoding NADPH-dependent F420 reductase, translating into MSNISIIGTGNMARTIGARAVAGGNTVEVMGRDQSKAADLAKALGGGATTGAWGTAPAGDIVIVALLHDGVVPVVAQYGDALAGKVIVDISNPFNSTFDGLAHREETSIAQEVAKAAPAGASVVKAFNTIFRHVLEKGRPDVFIAGDNAQAKASVEAFIESLGLRPLDVGGLKMAHWLEGAGVVTVGLANHGVGNLDFALSITELPV; encoded by the coding sequence ATGAGCAACATCAGCATCATCGGCACCGGGAACATGGCCCGCACCATCGGCGCGCGGGCGGTAGCGGGCGGCAACACCGTCGAGGTCATGGGCCGCGATCAGTCCAAGGCCGCTGACCTGGCCAAGGCTCTCGGCGGCGGGGCCACGACAGGAGCATGGGGCACCGCCCCGGCCGGGGACATCGTCATCGTGGCCCTGTTGCACGACGGTGTCGTGCCGGTCGTCGCCCAGTACGGAGACGCTCTCGCGGGCAAGGTCATCGTTGACATCAGCAATCCCTTCAATTCCACGTTCGACGGGCTGGCCCACCGCGAGGAGACCTCGATCGCGCAGGAAGTCGCCAAGGCGGCCCCGGCCGGCGCCAGCGTGGTGAAGGCGTTCAACACCATCTTCCGTCATGTCCTGGAGAAGGGTCGGCCCGACGTCTTCATCGCCGGCGATAATGCGCAGGCCAAGGCAAGTGTGGAGGCGTTCATCGAGAGCCTCGGGCTACGCCCGCTGGACGTCGGCGGCCTGAAAATGGCGCACTGGCTGGAAGGAGCGGGCGTGGTCACGGTGGGCCTCGCCAACCACGGGGTGGGGAACCTGGACTTCGCCCTCAGCATCACCGAACTTCCCGTCTGA
- a CDS encoding FAD-dependent monooxygenase, which produces MTERTAVVVGGGIGGLAAALALTRRGWQIEVCERAAEFTEVGAGLSLWPNALWALAALDLDGRVRELGAVEVGGGARNRAGRWLARTDNAEIERRFGMPLVVLHRADLLRALVDALPAQTLRPSTTVTAIHDDGDCVVVEDGVRSRRVDMVIGADGLHSTVRRLRWPAAKPPRYVGYTAWRMITRPLPDPLTEGAATWGRGERFGFTSMPGGRVYCFATATVPAGGTTPGGEPAELHRRFGTWAEPIPALLAAVPDEGVLRHDLYDLPPLPGYTRGRVALLGDAAHAMTPNLGQGACQALEDAVVLAACLDQHPDPGMGLAHYDQLRRSRTQQVVRRSARLGSVGQLAWPPAAIARDLAARLTPGALTLRSMAPILGWRP; this is translated from the coding sequence ATGACGGAGCGGACCGCGGTGGTCGTCGGCGGTGGGATCGGCGGGCTGGCGGCAGCGTTGGCCCTGACCCGCCGGGGCTGGCAGATCGAGGTCTGCGAGCGGGCGGCGGAGTTCACCGAGGTCGGTGCCGGCCTGTCCTTGTGGCCCAATGCGCTGTGGGCCCTTGCGGCACTGGATCTGGACGGCAGGGTCCGGGAGCTGGGGGCGGTCGAGGTCGGGGGCGGTGCGCGCAACCGGGCCGGTCGTTGGCTGGCGCGGACCGACAACGCCGAGATCGAACGCCGGTTCGGAATGCCGCTCGTCGTGCTGCACCGTGCCGACCTCCTCCGGGCCTTGGTCGATGCGCTCCCGGCGCAGACGCTGCGGCCCTCGACCACCGTGACCGCGATTCATGATGATGGCGACTGCGTGGTGGTCGAAGACGGCGTCCGCAGCCGCCGGGTGGACATGGTGATCGGTGCCGACGGCCTGCACAGTACGGTCCGGCGGCTCCGATGGCCCGCGGCCAAGCCGCCCCGCTATGTCGGCTACACCGCATGGCGCATGATCACTCGGCCGTTGCCGGACCCGCTCACCGAGGGTGCCGCGACCTGGGGCCGGGGCGAACGGTTCGGATTCACCTCGATGCCGGGTGGACGCGTCTACTGCTTCGCCACCGCCACGGTCCCCGCCGGTGGCACTACCCCCGGTGGGGAGCCGGCCGAGCTTCACCGCCGGTTCGGGACCTGGGCCGAACCGATCCCGGCCCTGCTCGCCGCGGTACCGGACGAGGGCGTGCTCAGGCACGACCTCTACGACCTGCCACCGCTGCCCGGTTATACCCGCGGCAGGGTGGCGCTGCTCGGCGACGCCGCCCACGCCATGACTCCCAACCTGGGGCAGGGGGCGTGCCAGGCCCTGGAAGACGCCGTCGTGCTGGCCGCCTGCCTCGACCAGCACCCGGACCCCGGTATGGGTCTGGCCCACTACGACCAGCTGCGGCGGTCACGGACCCAGCAGGTCGTACGCCGATCCGCCCGCCTCGGATCCGTCGGCCAGCTGGCATGGCCACCCGCCGCCATCGCCCGAGATCTCGCCGCTCGGCTGACCCCTGGCGCGCTGACCCTGCGATCGATGGCGCCGATCCTAGGCTGGAGACCCTGA
- a CDS encoding SDR family oxidoreductase translates to MRVFVTGGTGHSGSYIIPELIAAGHEVTGLARSDTAAAAVSALGAKVRRGDLGDLDGLKEAAADSDGVIHVAHRQDLLPSGGIHAVAAAELPIMLAYGEALAGTGKPLVAAGSIGSPGNGGNLGRPATEEDPALPSGDEHKGTLRARNIVETTVIGLAEQGVRSSVVRLANIAHSTTDRAGFLPTLIALAKEKGFIGYPGDGANLWNAVHIRDAASLFRLALEKGPAGKYWHAVDDGGIPLREIAEAIGSRLGLPAVSVPLDELMLPGYFGFLANIVTQSYPASNLITRRTLGWEPAQPSLLADLDNGHYFPAS, encoded by the coding sequence ATGCGCGTTTTCGTCACTGGCGGGACCGGCCATTCCGGTTCGTACATCATCCCCGAGCTCATCGCCGCCGGGCACGAGGTCACCGGCCTGGCCCGGTCGGACACGGCCGCCGCGGCGGTGTCCGCGCTCGGCGCGAAGGTGCGCCGCGGCGACCTCGGGGATCTCGACGGGCTCAAGGAGGCGGCTGCGGACTCCGACGGCGTCATCCACGTCGCGCACCGGCAAGACCTGCTTCCGTCCGGCGGGATCCACGCCGTGGCCGCCGCCGAGCTCCCGATCATGCTCGCCTACGGCGAGGCACTCGCGGGAACCGGAAAGCCGCTGGTCGCGGCGGGGAGCATAGGCTCGCCCGGGAACGGGGGGAACCTGGGCCGGCCGGCCACCGAGGAGGACCCGGCCCTTCCCAGTGGCGATGAGCACAAGGGCACCCTGCGGGCTCGAAACATCGTGGAAACCACCGTAATCGGCCTCGCCGAGCAGGGCGTGCGGTCTTCGGTCGTGCGGCTCGCCAACATCGCGCACAGCACGACCGACCGTGCCGGCTTCCTCCCCACGCTGATCGCGCTCGCGAAGGAGAAGGGCTTCATCGGCTACCCCGGAGACGGCGCGAACCTGTGGAACGCCGTGCACATCCGCGATGCCGCCTCCTTGTTCCGCCTGGCGCTGGAGAAGGGCCCGGCCGGCAAATACTGGCACGCGGTCGACGACGGGGGCATCCCGCTCCGCGAGATCGCCGAGGCCATCGGCAGCCGCCTGGGCCTGCCCGCCGTGAGCGTGCCCTTGGACGAACTGATGCTGCCGGGATACTTCGGGTTCCTCGCGAACATCGTCACGCAGAGCTACCCGGCGTCCAACCTCATCACCCGCCGGACCCTCGGCTGGGAACCCGCTCAGCCCAGCCTGCTCGCCGATTTGGACAACGGCCACTACTTCCCCGCCAGTTGA
- a CDS encoding TIGR03619 family F420-dependent LLM class oxidoreductase, giving the protein MKLGFTLPIIGPAISSAAGLSAFCRGIEDLGYDTLWVGDRLVQPVEMHSIYPGKEQPYPPQMKRYLDPVLLWTVAATATSRVRLNASTLSTFYYEPPHLARMLTTLDVLSDGRLEVGVGLGWMKDEHDISRSADWSRRGRMLDDLLAFLHEWWTANPVSWDSEFFSLPPVHADLRPVQAGGPPIWIGGASEAAMRRVGRSATGWLGLEFLPDEVADQLWSLARQAAQEAGRDPDALKKAIRINLEPGTSVDSLADKLKRLAESGADEAFVDAFALFPSLDQMLDFASQVIARTGRL; this is encoded by the coding sequence ATGAAGCTTGGTTTCACACTTCCCATAATCGGGCCCGCCATCAGCAGCGCCGCCGGCCTGAGCGCGTTCTGCCGCGGGATCGAGGACCTTGGCTACGACACGCTGTGGGTCGGCGATCGCCTGGTCCAGCCGGTCGAAATGCATAGCATCTATCCGGGCAAAGAGCAGCCGTACCCGCCGCAGATGAAGCGTTACCTCGACCCGGTGCTGCTGTGGACCGTCGCCGCGACGGCGACCAGCCGGGTGCGGCTGAATGCCAGCACGCTCAGCACCTTCTACTACGAGCCGCCGCACCTGGCCCGGATGCTGACCACACTCGACGTGCTCAGCGATGGCCGTCTCGAGGTCGGCGTGGGACTCGGGTGGATGAAGGACGAGCACGACATCTCCCGCAGCGCGGACTGGAGCCGGCGCGGGCGGATGCTCGATGACCTGCTGGCGTTCCTGCACGAGTGGTGGACGGCCAACCCGGTGTCCTGGGACAGCGAGTTCTTCTCGCTGCCGCCGGTCCACGCCGACCTGCGCCCGGTGCAAGCGGGCGGGCCGCCCATCTGGATCGGCGGCGCCAGCGAGGCCGCGATGCGCCGGGTCGGCCGCAGCGCCACCGGCTGGCTCGGGCTCGAGTTTCTGCCGGACGAGGTCGCCGACCAATTGTGGTCGCTCGCGCGCCAGGCGGCGCAGGAGGCCGGCCGCGATCCCGACGCGCTGAAGAAGGCCATACGTATCAACCTCGAACCGGGCACGTCCGTTGATTCGCTGGCCGACAAGCTCAAGCGCCTCGCCGAGTCCGGTGCGGACGAGGCGTTCGTGGACGCCTTCGCACTGTTCCCCAGCCTTGACCAGATGCTTGACTTCGCCAGCCAGGTGATCGCGCGCACCGGCCGGTTGTGA
- a CDS encoding ABC transporter ATP-binding protein: protein MTASPASDAKPGEGRLRWLLRAVGTVTSLCWRAGPGLAVSQLAVTVVGGLLPAGTVWVTKLLIDALATGRLDRVLLPVGGLTAIGLVTGVLPQLIMYLRAESERRLDRLMQDRLYTAVNRFQGLSRFENPAFLDRLRLATQASGSMLAPVTSGLFDIGRNAITLVSLLVALAVLSPLMAGLVALAAIPALVARMSLEKRRMMMIAGQSTSIRRQLFYSSLITDVQAAKEVRLFGLGGFLKDRMFGELATVQAGERRLDRREALTQSLLAALSAAVSGAGLIWAVYAAVDGRLTLGDVTAFAAAVAGTQGALISVVENVANARQALSLFGYHEQVTSLPDDLPPPYRSTGGPAATLPALRRGIELRDVWFRYDESHPWVLKGVDLTIPHGAAVALVGLNGAGKSTLIKLLCRFYDPSRGAILWDGVDLRAVPPAELRARMGVLFQDYMSYDLTAAENIGVGEIEALSDRARIQAAAEMADVHEIVEALPRGYDTLLSRIFFGDEEKDDAQTGVLLSGGQWQRLALARTMVREQRDLLILDEPSSGLDAQAEYEMHRRLREHRIGGTSLLVSHRLGSVRDADLIVVLGDGRIVEQGTHDDLMAAGEGYCQLFEVQARGYREDVGVQ, encoded by the coding sequence CCGTCGTCGGCGGCCTGCTGCCCGCGGGGACCGTGTGGGTGACGAAGCTTCTCATCGACGCGCTGGCGACCGGTCGCCTCGACCGTGTACTGCTGCCGGTCGGCGGCCTCACCGCCATCGGGCTGGTCACCGGGGTGTTGCCGCAGCTCATCATGTATCTGCGGGCCGAGTCGGAGCGCAGGCTGGATCGTCTGATGCAGGACCGCCTGTACACGGCGGTGAACCGATTCCAAGGCCTGTCGAGGTTTGAGAATCCGGCGTTCCTGGACAGGCTGCGCCTGGCCACCCAGGCTTCGGGAAGCATGTTGGCGCCCGTCACCTCGGGGCTGTTCGACATCGGGCGCAATGCCATCACGCTGGTCAGCCTCTTGGTCGCCCTGGCCGTGCTGAGCCCGCTCATGGCGGGACTGGTGGCGCTGGCGGCGATTCCTGCCCTGGTCGCCCGGATGTCGCTGGAGAAGCGGCGGATGATGATGATCGCCGGGCAGTCCACGTCGATCCGGCGGCAGCTCTTCTACTCCTCCCTGATCACCGACGTGCAGGCCGCGAAGGAGGTCCGGCTCTTCGGGCTGGGCGGCTTCCTCAAGGATCGGATGTTCGGGGAGCTGGCCACCGTCCAGGCCGGTGAGCGGCGGCTGGACCGGCGGGAGGCGCTCACCCAGTCGCTGCTCGCGGCACTCTCCGCCGCGGTCAGCGGCGCGGGGTTGATCTGGGCGGTGTACGCGGCGGTGGACGGCCGGCTGACCCTCGGCGACGTGACCGCGTTCGCCGCCGCCGTGGCCGGAACGCAGGGTGCGCTGATCTCGGTGGTGGAGAACGTGGCCAACGCCCGTCAGGCGCTGTCGCTGTTCGGTTACCACGAGCAGGTGACATCGCTGCCCGACGACCTGCCGCCGCCGTATCGCTCCACGGGGGGACCGGCCGCCACACTGCCTGCGCTGCGGCGGGGCATCGAGCTGCGCGATGTGTGGTTCCGATACGACGAGAGCCATCCATGGGTGCTGAAAGGGGTCGACCTGACGATTCCGCACGGCGCGGCGGTCGCGCTGGTGGGGCTCAACGGAGCCGGCAAGAGCACTTTGATCAAGCTGCTCTGCCGGTTCTACGACCCGTCCCGGGGGGCGATCCTCTGGGACGGCGTGGACCTGCGCGCCGTACCGCCTGCCGAGCTGCGCGCCAGGATGGGCGTGCTCTTCCAGGACTACATGAGCTATGACCTGACCGCGGCGGAGAACATCGGGGTGGGGGAGATCGAGGCTCTGTCCGACCGTGCCAGGATCCAGGCCGCCGCCGAGATGGCGGACGTCCACGAAATCGTCGAGGCGCTGCCCCGAGGCTACGACACGCTGCTGAGCCGGATCTTCTTCGGGGACGAGGAGAAGGATGACGCGCAGACCGGGGTGCTGCTCTCCGGAGGCCAGTGGCAGCGCCTGGCCCTGGCCCGCACGATGGTGCGCGAGCAGCGCGACCTGCTCATCCTCGACGAGCCCAGCTCGGGCCTGGACGCGCAGGCCGAGTACGAGATGCACCGGCGGCTGCGCGAGCATCGCATCGGGGGCACCAGCCTGCTGGTGTCGCACCGGCTCGGCTCTGTCCGCGACGCGGACCTGATCGTCGTACTCGGCGACGGCCGGATCGTCGAGCAGGGAACGCACGACGACCTCATGGCCGCAGGCGAAGGGTACTGCCAGCTGTTCGAGGTGCAGGCCAGGGGCTATCGCGAGGATGTCGGCGTTCAGTGA
- a CDS encoding CPBP family intramembrane glutamic endopeptidase, protein MRLIWQLLAVVAVWILGNLGTAAVKDNPWLALVAGLLTAVVAVLVYGWVVRRTEHRAPVEVSLKGAGAGISWGTLLGIALFGAVIANIAFLGDYTINGLGTPASAVGLLGIMAGAAVTEELVFRGVLFRNVEHWTGTWIALVLTGSLFGLIHLLNANATLWGAIAIAIEAGGMLTAAYIATRKLWVPIGLHFGWNIAASAIFSTKVSGSNTPQGLLDATMSGPALVTGGDFGPEGSMYAVVFGVVATVVFMWLAHRRGHVVPVRRSARADVAARLAR, encoded by the coding sequence GTGCGTCTGATATGGCAGCTCTTGGCGGTTGTGGCGGTCTGGATCCTCGGCAATCTGGGCACCGCGGCGGTGAAGGACAACCCCTGGCTGGCGCTCGTCGCCGGCCTGCTGACGGCCGTCGTCGCAGTCCTGGTCTACGGCTGGGTGGTGCGGCGCACCGAGCACCGGGCCCCCGTCGAGGTGTCGCTGAAGGGAGCAGGCGCGGGGATCAGCTGGGGCACGCTGCTCGGCATCGCGCTGTTCGGGGCAGTCATCGCGAACATCGCCTTCTTAGGCGACTACACGATCAACGGCCTGGGCACGCCGGCGAGCGCCGTCGGCCTGCTCGGCATCATGGCGGGTGCCGCCGTGACCGAGGAGCTGGTCTTCCGCGGTGTCCTGTTCCGGAACGTCGAGCACTGGACCGGAACCTGGATCGCGCTCGTGCTGACCGGCTCGCTGTTCGGCCTGATCCACCTGCTCAACGCGAACGCCACCCTGTGGGGCGCCATCGCTATCGCCATCGAGGCAGGCGGGATGCTGACCGCCGCGTACATCGCCACCCGCAAGCTGTGGGTGCCGATCGGTCTGCACTTCGGCTGGAACATTGCCGCGAGCGCCATCTTCAGCACCAAGGTGTCCGGCAGCAACACCCCGCAGGGCCTGCTGGACGCGACGATGTCGGGTCCCGCGCTGGTCACGGGCGGCGACTTCGGACCGGAGGGCAGTATGTACGCCGTGGTGTTCGGCGTGGTGGCCACCGTCGTGTTCATGTGGCTGGCACACCGGCGTGGTCACGTGGTCCCCGTCCGTCGCTCGGCCCGGGCGGACGTGGCCGCTAGGCTCGCCAGGTGA